TCTCGGTCAAGCGGAAGGGAATGAAGTTCATGATGGCGGCAAATACCAGAAAAAACCCGAAGACCGCCAGATAAAGGCGTAAAAACCCGGGGCGCCGGAGGACTTCCAGCAACACCCGCGGGTGCGGTTTGCTGAGATTCAAAGAAGAGGCGTCGCGCAACCGGCCGAGAAGGAAGAAAGCCAGCAGCAGACTCGCGGCAAGTACCAGGAAGCTGTAACGCCAGCCAAAGCTTGTCGCCACCCAACCGGAAAAGGCCCGCCCCAGAAAGCCGCCCAGGATGGTCGCCGACACATAAACAGCCATGGCCCGCTGCACTGAACCCTTGCCGCTGGCCTGGGATACATAAGTCATGAGCGCGGTCAAAATGGCGGGGATCAGCGCCCCCTGGAACACGCGCACGGCCAGCAGAAATGAGAAGGTCGGGCCCCAGAAAAAAAGAACCTGGGAAATCGCCAGAAGAAAAACGCTCACCCGCAGCATCCGCCGCGGCGGTACGGACTCCAGCACATAACCGTAAACCAGCGGTGCCACGCTCAACGGCAAAAAGCAGACGGTGGTGAGCAAGGCAGCGCTGGAGCGCGACACATCAAACTCGCTCATGATCACCGGCAGGAGGGGCTGCGGCGCATAGAGAACGGACAGGGCGAGGACGGTGGTGAACAAAATCGTCGGCATAGAAACTCCATCCAGCAGGACCGGAAGGCAAACCCCGGCCGCGCTAACCCCAGGGTTTTTCGGCGAACCAGCGGCCGCAGGCAGACCTTAGCACGTATCTCCAGCAAAATCGATGACAACGCCTTGCCCCCTGAACCTGCCGCGGCCTCACCTGAAAAGCCATTGACTCCGCCGCGCGCTTGCGGTAAATACATGACCTCATGCAAAAAAACGCCACCCTAGCTCAGCTGGTAGAGCAGCTGATTCGTAATCAGCAGGTCGTCGGTTCGAATCCGATGGGTGGCTCCAACCAAACAAAAGGCTTACGGTTTTATCCGTAGGCCTTTTGTCTTTGTTTTCCTCCTGCCCCTGGGAATCGATATCATGATGAAATCAGCTCCCGCGCCGGTCCTGCAAAAAAACCAATTCGCCAGCGACAACTATTCCGGCATCTGTCCGCAAGCCTGGCAGGCCATGGCCCAGGCCAATCAAGGCACTGCCGCTGCGTACGGCAATGATCCCTGGACAGCACGGGCCTGCGATCTGCTGCGCGATTTTTTTGAAACCGATTGCCAGGTGTTTTTCGTCTTCAACGGCACCGCCGGCAACTCTCTCGCCCTGGCTGCCCTGTGCCATTCTTACCACAGCGTTATCTGCCACGAGAGTTCGCATGTGGAAACGGATGAATGCGGTGCCGCAGAGTTTTTCTCCAACGGCACGAAAATCCTGCTGGTCCCCGGCGAACACGGCAAGGTTGATCTTGACGCCGTGGCTCATACCGTCGCGCGCCGCAGCGACATCCACTACCCCAAGCCCAAGGTGCTCTCCATCACCCAGGCCACCGAACTGGGCACCGTCTATTGCCTGCAGGAGCTGCAGGCAGTCGGCGCTCAGGCGCGCCACCTGAATCTGCACCTGCACATGGATGGCGCACGCTTTGCCAACGCCCTGGCGAGCCTGGCCGCGTCCCCGGCCGACATTTCCTGGCGCGCCGGCGTCGACGTGCTCACCCTCGGCGGCACCAAAAACGGTATGGCCGTGGGCGAGGCAGTGATTTTCTTCAACCGCGGCCTGGCCGAGGAATTCGACTACCGCTGCAAACAAGCCGGCCAGCTCGCCTCCAAGATGCGCTTTCTCGCCGCACCCTGGATCGGCTTGCTGGAAAGCGGCGCCTACCTGCGCAACGCCGCCCACGCCAATCGTTGCGCGGCGCTCCTCGAAAGCGAACTGCGCAAGATCAAGGGCGTCACACTCACCCACCCACGCCAGGCCAACGCCGTCTTTGTCAGCATGCCGCCGTCTTTGATCGAGAGCTTAAGGACGCGGGGCTGGCACTTTTATACCTTCATCGGCTCGGGCCATGCCCGCTTCATGTGTTCGTGGAACACCCTGGAGGCGGATATTGCAGCCCTGGTTGCCGACATGCGCGAACTTGCCGCCAGGCTGCCGGATCAGGCGCCGCCCGAATAGCTGAACCAGACCTAAGGATTCAGCGGCAATGCCCAATCGCGCCGCAGGCGATGCCGTCGCGGTCTGCGGTGCATGCTGAACAGTTACAACCTGACCTACCCTTCAGGAGTCTTCATGGATCTTAAACGCCTCGAAGTATTTTGCCGCACCGTCGAGCACAAAAGCTTCACCCGTGCCGCCGAAGCGCTGCTGCTGTCCCAACCGACGGTCAGCGAACATATCCGCCACCTGGAGGAAATGCTCGGCGAAAAACTGCTCGACCGGCTCGGACGCGAGGTGCAACCAACCCCGGCCGGACAAATTCTTTATCAGTATGCCCAGCGCATCCTGCGCCTCAAGGACGAGGCGTGCCAGGCCCTGGAACACTTCCGCGGCAACCTCGCGGGCCATCTCAGCCTGGGCGCCAGCACCATTCCCGGCGCCTATCTGTTGCCGCGTCAGATCGCCGCACTCAAGCGGCAAGTGCCTGCCGTGCAGGTGAGCCTGCAAATATCCGGCACCAGCAACATCGAGAGTGGACTGCTGCAAGGCGAGCTGGAACTGGCCCTCATCGGCGCCCAGGCCAAGGACGCGCGCCTGGAGTGCCGTGAGCTGTTCCGGGATGAAATCGTTCTGGTCGCACCACCCGAGCATCCCCTGACGCGCAGACCCCAGGTCAGCCTTGAGGATTTGCGGGACGAGGATTTTCTCTTGCGCGAGCGTGCCTCAGGTACCCGCACGGTCACCGTGCGGGCGTTACGCGAACAGGGCTTCGACCTGGAAAAAGCCAGGGTGGTGGCCGAACTGGGCAGCGGCGAGGCCATTCGCGAAAGTGTCAAGGCCGGCATCGGCATCGCCTTTATCTCATCGTTGGCGGCCGCCGAGGAGCGCAGCCGCGGCACCCTGGCCGTCGTACCCCTGACGGACTTCTCCCTGCGGCGCCCCTTTTTCCTTGTCCATCGGCGCAATCGCGAGCTAACTCCCGTGGCGCAACTTTTCTGCCGGCGCCTCGCCGAAGCCGCGGCCATTGCAAAATAACCGGGATTATGTTACCAAATCGTGCCGATGTTGCGGCAACGAGGATGTTTTATGACCCAACGCATGATTCTGATCAATTCACCCTTCTTTTTTTCCGAGGAACGCGTTAAGACCGTGGCCGACTGGTCAGAGGTGTTCGGAAACTCTGCCCCCCTATCCCTGGAAATCGGCTGCGGAACCGGCCACTTCATCGTCGAACGGGCGCGGCGCA
The DNA window shown above is from Geoalkalibacter ferrihydriticus DSM 17813 and carries:
- a CDS encoding MFS transporter, whose translation is MPTILFTTVLALSVLYAPQPLLPVIMSEFDVSRSSAALLTTVCFLPLSVAPLVYGYVLESVPPRRMLRVSVFLLAISQVLFFWGPTFSFLLAVRVFQGALIPAILTALMTYVSQASGKGSVQRAMAVYVSATILGGFLGRAFSGWVATSFGWRYSFLVLAASLLLAFFLLGRLRDASSLNLSKPHPRVLLEVLRRPGFLRLYLAVFGFFLVFAAIMNFIPFRLTEISDDASEFRIGLMYSGYLMGLVTSLSAVRISGWLGGEMPALRLGLGLFALSLSGMLVSSVPVLFGVMFVFCAGMFLAHATASGLLNRCAGANKGVINGLYVSFYYAGGALGSYAPGPVYRIFGWEGMIWGLFGAALLTWLAVWKSGPTNQDPDENQASTLRRPPRGGLRSTDES
- a CDS encoding threonine aldolase family protein; translation: MMKSAPAPVLQKNQFASDNYSGICPQAWQAMAQANQGTAAAYGNDPWTARACDLLRDFFETDCQVFFVFNGTAGNSLALAALCHSYHSVICHESSHVETDECGAAEFFSNGTKILLVPGEHGKVDLDAVAHTVARRSDIHYPKPKVLSITQATELGTVYCLQELQAVGAQARHLNLHLHMDGARFANALASLAASPADISWRAGVDVLTLGGTKNGMAVGEAVIFFNRGLAEEFDYRCKQAGQLASKMRFLAAPWIGLLESGAYLRNAAHANRCAALLESELRKIKGVTLTHPRQANAVFVSMPPSLIESLRTRGWHFYTFIGSGHARFMCSWNTLEADIAALVADMRELAARLPDQAPPE
- a CDS encoding selenium metabolism-associated LysR family transcriptional regulator — protein: MDLKRLEVFCRTVEHKSFTRAAEALLLSQPTVSEHIRHLEEMLGEKLLDRLGREVQPTPAGQILYQYAQRILRLKDEACQALEHFRGNLAGHLSLGASTIPGAYLLPRQIAALKRQVPAVQVSLQISGTSNIESGLLQGELELALIGAQAKDARLECRELFRDEIVLVAPPEHPLTRRPQVSLEDLRDEDFLLRERASGTRTVTVRALREQGFDLEKARVVAELGSGEAIRESVKAGIGIAFISSLAAAEERSRGTLAVVPLTDFSLRRPFFLVHRRNRELTPVAQLFCRRLAEAAAIAK